A window from Leishmania mexicana MHOM/GT/2001/U1103 complete genome, chromosome 33 encodes these proteins:
- a CDS encoding putative protein kinase, translated as MGNYFSLCPEPVHGLISSYGIGSISSTHPSGVAVKGEEYSAVKLVGEGGYSFVYEGYNNATGQRVALKRYVFSETQQQQGAVEEMSIYRDVCPNDYIVTYLDSEVVYRPGVPLPEMWVVMEFCDGPSLQEYINNRLRSPQPFSVREVFEIVDNIVHAIGHLHSQSPPVSHWDIKPDNFLFTDTGRLKLCDFGSATRQFYAPTSAEEMSAAESELGSRMTLLYRPPESLDLWSKDRVDTKADIWALGVIIYVLVFREMPFDANPMEVMAAVPKRYKGKTQEGCPGEFRALMDIVRTKMLTKKPADRADIFAISEALEGITHLPPLPRPRPGFQSAQRPRFA; from the coding sequence ATGGGCAATTACTTTTCACTGTGTCCTGAACCCGTCCATGGCCTCATCAGCTCATACGGTATAGGATCAATCTCAAGTACACATCCGTCTGGAGTGGCGGTGAAAGGCGAAGAATATTCCGCAGTGAAACTGGTCGGCGAGGGCGGATACTCTTTCGTGTATGAAGGATACAACAACGCCACTGGACAACGGGTGGCGTTGAAGCGGTATGTGTTTTCAGAaacgcaacagcagcagggaGCTGTCGAAGAGATGAGCATTTACCGCGATGTCTGCCCCAACGACTATATAGTAACGTACCTCGATTCCGAAGTAGTTTATCGGCCTGGGGTACCGTTGCCAGAGATGTGGGTCGTGATGGAGTTCTGTGACGGTCCTTCCTTGCAGGAGTACATCAACAATCGACTGCGGTCCCCTCAGCCTTTCTCGGTGCGTGAGGTGTTCGAAATTGTCGACAATATTGTACATGCAATCGGCCACTTGCATTCACAATCGCCACCTGTTTCCCACTGGGACATCAAGCCGGACAATTTCTTGTTCACCGATACAGGGCGGCTGAAGCTATGCGATTTTGGAAGCGCTACGCGGCAGTTTTATGCACCCACGTCAGCGGAAGAGATGTCTGCTGCTGAGTCAGAGTTGGGGTCAAGGATGACGCTTCTCTACCGACCGCCTGAATCACTGGACCTGTGGTCGAAGGACCGCGTTGATACCAAAGCCGACATCTGGGCACTTGGGGTCATCATTTACGTGCTGGTGTTTCGCGAAATGCCGTTTGACGCAAACCCGATGGAGGTCATGGCGGCAGTACCGAAGCGATACAAGGGCAAAACACAGGAGGGCTGCCCCGGGGAGTTTAGAGCTCTCATGGACATTGTGCGCACGAAAATGCTAACGAAAAAGCCTGCGGATCGTGCTGACATATTTGCCATTTCTGAAGCGCTGGAAGGCATCACGcacctgccgccgctgccgcgcccgcGGCCCGGGTTCCAGAGTGCGCAGCGACCGCGGTTCGCTTAA